One window from the genome of Chloroflexota bacterium encodes:
- a CDS encoding dihydroorotate dehydrogenase: MVDVFDVWKALAGIAPALTVNLAPSHRDGLVLRSPVLTASGTFGFGDEYRDLVDLGRLGAIVTKTVTPEAREGNPTPRTVETPAGMLNSIGLPNPGVAGVLREKAPIWPELPCPVVVSVSAHDAESWTALAGAFDGLPNVCAIEANLSCPNVSGGLDFSATPEAAAATVAAVLAGTELPVIAKLSPNVGDIRPIARAVEDAGAHAISLINTIVGLVVDVERRRAFLGAGSGGVSGPAIRPVALRFVYEARQVVDVPIVGIGGIASTEDALQFLLAGAAAVQVGTATFREPRTAETITDGLAAYARDHALDSLQEIVGTVQPAHTESVIANAWASHAVSDVS; the protein is encoded by the coding sequence GTGGTTGACGTTTTCGATGTGTGGAAGGCCCTGGCTGGGATCGCGCCCGCGCTGACGGTGAATCTCGCGCCGTCCCATCGCGACGGTCTGGTGTTGCGCTCCCCGGTGCTGACGGCCTCGGGCACCTTTGGATTCGGGGACGAGTACCGCGATCTGGTCGACCTGGGCCGTCTTGGCGCCATCGTCACCAAGACGGTCACGCCGGAGGCGCGCGAGGGCAACCCGACGCCCCGCACGGTGGAGACGCCCGCCGGCATGCTCAATTCCATCGGCTTGCCGAATCCCGGCGTCGCGGGGGTCCTGCGCGAGAAGGCGCCGATCTGGCCCGAGCTGCCGTGCCCGGTGGTGGTGAGCGTGTCGGCGCACGACGCCGAGAGCTGGACCGCCCTGGCGGGGGCCTTCGACGGCTTGCCCAACGTCTGCGCCATCGAGGCGAACCTGTCGTGCCCCAACGTGTCCGGCGGGCTGGACTTCTCGGCGACGCCCGAGGCCGCGGCGGCGACGGTGGCGGCGGTGCTCGCGGGCACGGAGCTGCCGGTGATCGCGAAACTGTCGCCCAACGTCGGCGACATCCGGCCCATCGCGCGAGCGGTGGAGGACGCGGGCGCCCACGCCATTTCGCTCATCAACACGATCGTGGGACTGGTGGTCGACGTGGAGCGACGGCGAGCGTTCCTGGGCGCCGGCAGCGGCGGCGTCTCGGGGCCGGCGATTCGCCCGGTGGCGCTGCGCTTCGTGTATGAGGCGCGTCAGGTCGTGGACGTGCCGATCGTGGGCATCGGCGGGATCGCCTCGACGGAGGACGCGCTGCAATTCCTGCTGGCCGGGGCGGCGGCGGTGCAGGTGGGCACGGCGACGTTTCGTGAACCGCGCACGGCGGAGACCATCACCGACGGCTTGGCCGCATACGCCCGCGATCACGCCTTGGACTCGCTGCAGGAGATCGTGGGAACCGTGCAGCCGGCGCACACGGAGTCAGTGATCGCAAACGCCTGGGCTTCCCACGCTGTTTCCGACGTGTCGTAA